The sequence TTTGTTTTCTGAGGCTTAGTGTAGCGAGGGTTCCTGGTCAGTGACCTGTAGTAATTGAATAAACATTGTTATTAAGTTGAAATCTCATCATTCCTGAAAGTGTGTATAAGTTGCTGATCCTTGGCTTTCTTCTTCATCAATAAATGGCTGTATGGTCTTACATATGGGATTTGAGGCCAATGATTAGTCAACATTGTCTAAGTGCAATTTTAACACATAGATGTATAGCGAAATCGGGTAACTctttatgttgatttgattgttgtTTGACGTTGTATACATTTCTCGTGTGAAGAGGCCTTCACATATAAATGCTTGAAGACTCCGTCATACTGTGGATTTGGTGTACAATGTAATGTTTCACTGATTTCTGCAGCGCACTGTCCGTTCGGGTGGCGGGCGTGGGGAGACTCCTGCTACTATTTCGGAAGGTCTGATGTTCCGTACGAAACAGCAGTTTCAGCTTGTCACAACATGGCAGGTCAGTGGACAGCGGCTATATAGTATTCTTTTGTCCCGGTGATTGCAATGTTAAGAACCATTCATCTAAAATCTTGACACATTGTCCAGTGTGCAAAACGTCTATTACAGCTGATATTAATCTGGGAAATATGAAAGTCTGGGATGTCCACCGTTTGCATTTCAAGCAACGACCCTGGCGTACCGGCTTGCAAGTCGTCTTCTTTTCTGCGTCAGCCAATCAGTAGCCCACTCCTGTAGTTGGAGGGGAAGTCACCAGCCAATCACATTGCCTCTTAACAGCATGCGGCGACGTGATTGGCTAGCAACATTCCTCCAATAACTGGGTGATTATCCGAATACGCAGGGATAAAGACGACTCAGAGGTCGGTGAACACGAGACGTTGCTTGAGAGTGGCGGGCCTTGCATGGAAAACGGGCTTTGGAGAAACCGTTTCCCGTGAACACTAGGGGGTCGGTAATTGTGATGGCTGTTTCAGCCCAAAGTCTGAAAAGCTTCTGTAATCTTTGATTCTGTATCAGCCAAGTTTATACACATGCAAAGTCCGCAAGGGAAGGCCATTAACACTTGCACACAGCACTCTCCAGATATCATTATCGCGTTTCTGATTCTCCAGCTCACGTGGTTGAGATCAACAGCGAAGCTGAACAGGAGATTCTCCGCGTCATCACATCAGCCAAAGATGGAGACAAATACTGGGTCGGACTGCGCTACTCTCAGGTGAGTCTTAAACAACAGCTGCATGAACATGTTATCTGAATTCCTGAAGCTATCGGAAACAATTGTCGTAGTACTACATCTTTATTCTGCGTCCCTGGCATCCACACTACAACTTCGCCCTTTGGGAATCAGAATCAATGCATAAACGCGAAAATGCTTAAATAAAGAAAGACCTTTTCCTTTGACTCAGATGAATGCTACCTACTTACAAGTATGCAAGTACTCAATCGACAATGTGAATTCTGTCCATGAAGCTGAGGCCACGTCGATTGCTGGACTTATTCCGTCCTTGATTGATGTGTAATTTGATTCTTTTGTTGACGTTTCTCCATCCAGTCTAACTCGTGGTACAACTGGTGGCACCAAGTTCCGCTGGCCGCGCAGTCGTCCTGGTGGTCTGACGGCACCAACAGAACGGCCGCGTTCGGCAGCGACACCTGTGTGATTATGGGCAGAACTGCAGGGTTCCAATGGACAACTCAGCACTGTGGTCTCGGGGCCCGGGTCGTTTGTGAAACCGATGGTTTgttgttgaaaacattttatttcaaacctGGATGCATCTTAGACATTGTCTTCGTGCTATCCATGCATGGCATCATACTAACAAAAatcgttgtttgtttgtttgagactttcacgaaagctcaaatcggtACCTGCAAGCcgtttttcattgaggtcatgagggaaaaggcaagggtcagacaagtATATGAAAGAGATACAATTTACGCTGGATAACAAAATACTTAACATACCGGCAACGTAACCTGCCAACATCGTGGTAGCCGTCTGGATCTCAAGCACGTCAGGTACCGCATTATACACTgtgtagcagcgacacctagctgcagtgcgaagtagaaccggtgtcacagcgatctcgcccccccccccccccttgatccccgggggaggggggcaaaaagTAGCGATCTcgagggtttttttttaattcaacataaaagcagacaggacaaagtgacactgcactcaagttaaaaaacttattttaacagtgccacttaacatacatttgaatacatgaatacagatataacaacattagaaacaatAATTGAACAAACTAATCGACTAACATCATGTGTGCACaaaacacccctacccaccccatGTACAAAGTACACAATTCAATGATGTATAAATGTAGTAAATTCTACACATGAAATGTAGTAAATTCTACacatgaaatataacaataggACTAAAAACGCTGAGTAGATCtcgagggttgggtcccttgtattcccctCATTGCATATACTTGAGTTTCGACATAAGATATacagtatttcattgtattcacctgccCTCAAGCAACCtaaaaacgctaaagggggcgaaaacgctagtgatctcacccccccccccccccccccccggtgtGAAATCGGTCATTACTGCCCCGAAAAAAGGGAAAAACGGATAAACGTCTATAAACGTCAGTAGTTATCCCATGATTTTCAAACATAAAGCTCTAAACGGAGCAATCATGgcgtgttttttttccatttcacaACAGGACGAATCTGTGGGACGTTTTTCAGCATCATCCGCACGGTTTCTACCGACGCCCGTCCCTGGGTGGAGCTGATTTCGGTCGGGGGCTCTACGTGGCAGCAATAGAGACCTCTGGCGACGTGACCACGAACTGCTACACCAAAGCGTACAGTCTGCAGTTCAGTGATGACGGGGGGGTCTACAATGATcatggaagcagctctgagcCATGTGCACGTGCTAAGGTTACTTAATAATGACTTCTTAAATGCCCAAGGAAAATATAACTTAATAAGTAGATTATTTAAATGAATATACATTACAAACGTTATGCAAACTTCTTTTGAATACCTTTAGGTATATGAATACATTTTATACACTCTGCAATCTTATACATAAAATTGTATTTTAGATATTGTGTGTTTGTCATTAGCTTACATGCATATTGTCACCGTACTATTAGAACGCATGTAGCATACCATTGTCCAAACATCAGCACGACAATATGAATACTTGTAAttttagttcacctttatccgcggagtaacctatatccgttgtgttgccaAACaaatccagggatatcaaggcGATGGACGGTAGGTTCctattgtactattttcaaaatattgcagtttgaaaccaccatctgtcgacttgatatacctaaatacattgtttttaaaaagaacggataaaggacaccctacggataaagatgaaccagCGTCATCTTATCCGATATATCCCCAGCCTGATTCTTTGACCGTTGGGGCACCACAGAATATCTAGCCACCATCTTTCTCCACCCTTCTCGGTTTTCCGTTCTTCTTAATGTTTCACTCGATGAAACATACTTGCATGCCCTTAGGATAGTCTCCAAGTAGACCCTGCGGTGCCTTGGagatggtatcaaagctggccaaggagtaaagccggctccggtgcccgttgacggtttgactccctttggtcggctatactctttggccagctttgatactatctctaaggcaccgtaaggtctgcttggagactacgtaGGATATCTAGAGCCAAGTGGTCTGATGGCCACCTGAATAATAAATGCTATCCTGTTGATTACATACTACTTCTCACTGTATGGGCactcgggcatgacgcacccgccatgatgcacgagtcaggggtaggaggaacccctatatccttggtcggaagtcctcatAGGAGACGGATGCTcgagtagacgagagggtggagaaggaattgcacatccttccttcaccataaaaagttacgtgcaggtcaggcaaacaggtgaACGCCTGTCTGCCTggtcatctgtcgaatcgactgGAGAATCCCAAACGAAAACCGAACCTTCTCACTGTTCACGCGTGTTTCAGGTGTACCAGGCAAACTCTGACGCAGGAACAGTTGTCCGGACCTTCATACAGCCGCGCCTGTGGGCGGTGTCCCTGCGACTCATCCCCGTGGCCTGGTTCGGCCGCCCGGCGCTGACTGTGAGGGTTCTGGAGTGTCAGAACGCACTTATCGCCGCCAGGTGTGAGTATAAATCTTGTGTACTCTCGTCTGAAGGTAGTTAGATGACAATGACACTTCATTACAACTTCATGCCCAATATGGACTAAATGCGTTAAGTTAGATAACTATGAAAAGGGTAGTCCGAACAATTACAGAATGTTTCTCGGTTACAAGttcgcgcgcacacacacacacgcatgcacgcatacacacacacgcgcgcgcacacgtATGCGCATACAAACACGCCACAtaaacacactgacacacacacggATTTACAAGTATATATTTTTGAACACCTCCATcgtgttttcattcattcattcatgcatacATCCATTcagttattcattcattcattcatccattcatccattcattccttcattcctttcttctttccttctttccttccttccttccttccttcatctattcattcattcatttattcattcactcactcactcattcattcatcaatgaatccattcatccattcattcattcattcattcatctattcattcattcattcattcattcattcattcattcattcattcattcattcattcattcattcattcattcattcattcattcattcattcattcacagaCCCTGGTAATGTTTTGGGAGTGTTCAACATGGGACCTAAGTTGGCTTTTATCCCTGCCCACCATCACTGCACCAAGTTCCACAGCAGAATGGCGTCCCTTAGCGAGTTCCAGGCCGCGTTTCATGCCGGAATGACCGGCTCATGGATTGCGTGGCTGACTGACCAGACTGGCAGATACATCCTCGAGCGCCTTGGGACTCATTCAGCTTATCGCTATACCGGCATCATCAGCTGGGGTGTTATGTGGCGTTCAAGTCTGCATAACGTGTGGTGCATGCAGCCTATGTCAGAAAGTAAGTTTAAGTGAAAGTATAAGTGTAATATTCAGTATACGTATAAGGATAAGGATAAGTATAATTTTCAATGTAACTGTAGTTGtatgtaagtgtaagtgtaagtatAAGTATAAGCGTAAGTATAAGTATAAGTGTAATTTTCAGTGTAATTTTCAGTGGAAGTGTAATTTTCAGTGTAACGGTAAATGTAATTTCCAGTGTAAGTGTACGTGTAAGTGTAAATGTAATTTccagtgtaagtgtaagtgtaagcGTAAGAACAAGTTTGAGGGAGTGGTCACACGTGTGCATATATAAGACTCCATATAAAAGTCCGTACGAGTTTAGTATTGATACCGACATTCATTtggtttaggtaaagtttgGGGACGGGGTACCTCAAGGTGTTTCCCACTGGCAGGTCAcagcgtctatttgttaccgggttcattttaagtccgacttaaattcaaccggAGGCCGGGCCCGAAAATAGGGACCAAGcctgaaaattaaaaaaaaaacgtcagtgaactgcccggccgggccccttctTCCAATTAGGACCTAAGCTTCTAATCCATTACTTCACTCAGAGACTCAGAGACTGAAACATTTCTCTATATGTCAGCATTTGTGTGAAATTTGTTGAACAGGAACTTATAGTGCTGAGGACGTGATTTTTGAGTCGCCGATACCTTTACGTTGGGGTAGAGAGTAAGAGCTAGAAGTTTAGGTCACTagtgatgtcttttttttaacacaATGGCCGATATTGTTTGGCCGACAAACGTCGTACGAGAATAGCTCAAAACGTTGTTGCTCGATAgtcatgttgtttttctatttttctttttcattgaaGGATTGGGATGCTCCACGCCCCTGGTCGCCAGACAGCCGTGTGCCTGGGATGACGTCACACCTCAGGAATGCGAGCTCCACGGGTGCTGCTGGGATCCGTACCCCGGGTATCCGGCTTGCTTCCATAAAACAGGTCAGAAGATTATCTGTCTTTGATTTGAAGCTTTAAAAGCTAGTGCCAAtttgaagatttaaaaaagtatattttACCCTCTAATGCTAGGCAGGCCGTTTGTGTAATCTCCAATTAGAACTTTTGGTCTGtctttttttgcgatttttaacGGGAATACATCGGGAAAGGAATACATGCCAGGAAGCTCGCTACGAGCACGTACAAGCTTCCCGACATATATTCCTTCCCCGGCGTTTTCCATGTTAAACATCGCAACATTAAAGCCAGAACCCCCCTTCTCATGAGAGGATGGTATCGTTAGTTCACCTTCATTTGCaggttaacctatatccattgcatTGAAAATCAGGgtatgtagggatatcaagtcgacagatggtggctctgattgatattttcaaaatattgcagtttgaaaccaccctcCGTCGACTTGAGAcccctaaatgtgctgttctTACATACAACGAATATAAGTTACCCtccagataaaggtgaactagcggcATATTTTCTCTTAAATAGTTTTTTGTTGTTACGACTCAGCTGGAACAAACATCGCACTCGGGAAGAGGACGCATCAGTCGACAACACTGGACGCGAACAGTCACTCCTGGCACGGCATCGACGGCGTCAGAACAACGGAGGGTTGCAACGATGGCAGCGGCACTTGCGTCAGAACAGCTGACGTTATTAGTCCAGGTGTGTACAAAAACAACGTCTGGACCCGAAAACTACACACAAGTCCTGATCTGAAGGAGGTCAAATCTGTTAACTAACAGTAAAACACAGAAAACCTCTTAAAGCATAACTTTGACAGGACAAATCTTGTCTTTCTGAAGTCGCAACTGACCTACCCGCGACTGCCCGACTTTTTCCGATCACGGGATCACATATaataaggtcatgttgatttgatgatatggatgacatcctcgcgTGTTCCAAGTTTCATCCCTTTCcagtaatagaaaaaaaaaatttaataacCACATCATAAATCCTACAAATTGACTGTAAAATGAGCATTTATATGCCATAACCTCAAATTGCCGAAATGGATACTATTGTCATAGAATTCCAAAGTAAATTCCAACGTCAAAGACGATGTtagagaacaaaaatgaaaatctagTTGTTGGTATACCTCGCTCattgtgtttagtcatttgtccAGTCTTTTTGACTACTTAGTGTATAACCTCGGACTATTTACAATTTACGTATTGAATCTTCACGTTTTAGTAAATTCATTGTCGCAGAGCTTCttaagctagtgtgttacgccgaagggtggttataccgacGATTTGAATACAGATACAACACTTcaacgtaatctccaagcaggtcctacggtagcataagatagtatcaaaagctggcagaggagtgaagccggcctaggagtgtgtatgcgacctcgtctgactccctttggctggctatactccttggccatctttgatactatcttatggcaccgtaggatctgcttggaggttactTCAACGGTGCAGTaatgtaaaaatgacatttctgaTGACTGTCCTCTCGCCTGTGGTAGGTGTCAATGTCGCCGTAGGGAAGACAGCGTTTCAAACGAGCACCGCCCAGCCTCCCGGCCTTGCCGTAGACGGGAACACCGACACCAACCACTACGCTGGTTCCTGTACAGCTACTAGAGTTAACCCGGGAGAGGCTGATCCaacctggtgggtggatctcggaGAATCGTACGTGGTGGATAGGTACGTATATACTCGTAGACACCAATGACATCAACATTGAAATTCCCTGAAATTACATTTAGCCGTAATGCATGATTTGTCTCAAATATCTACAGGGTGGTCATCTTTAACCGCCAGGACTGTTGCGCTGAacgactcaaccccttcaacatccacatcggggattccgaccaggtcagcacgaacccCCAGTGTGGAGGTGACCATCAAATCGACTTAAaccagccgtccatttccgtccCGTGTCAGGGAATGCGGGGGCGCTATGTGAGCGTCCGTGCGCCTGGATCCGTCCGAATACTCGCCATGTGCGAAGTCCAAGTATTCCCTGCCGCTGGTAGGTTTTTTACCACATGACGTTTACATGCTTATCGCGCAGTGTGTATGCCCCATAGCAGGGTTTTTTCTGTGAGCTacgtatatataacgttattgaCGTTTTTTACACAGAAATCGTAAaggtttttgtaaaaaaaagggcGCTTGTCATGCTACAAAATACGACTGCCGATTATGAGACGGAAAATAGCGTCGCCGACTCAACTAACTGGCTTAAACGAGTATTGACACTTCCCATTTTTGTGTGCGATTacttattttgaaaatgacaactGAGTCCTCTATGTTTGCACATGCattacattattattattttttcaacaGCTTGTCCAATAGCAGGCTACGTTGATTTTAACGGAGTTTGCTACAAGAGCTTTACGGAGCAAAAGACGCGTGACGAGGCCACACAGACGTGTGCAGCAGACGGCGGGATGTTAGCCATGCCGAAGGACAATGCCACCAACACTTTTCTCGCTAATCTAGCAGAAGTATTAGCAGGTCGCTGGTTTGGGTTAGCCAAGAGCAATGGGCAGTGGATATTTGAGGACGGCCAACCCCTGACGTCGTCCGACTTCTCCAACTGGCGCAGTGCCGGTGGCGGCCAGGGCGGCTGTGCCGGATTTTATGGGACCGACTCCTCCTGGAAAGTAAGAGGCTGCAGCAATCTGAGGGGCTTCATATGTCAGATAGCTGAAGGTATGTGTCCTGTTCATCCTATGTAAGATCATtgtgccatgttgatttgattatatggatgatatcctgtgggaatcccaaaactgatacgAGCGTGCGGATTTAACAAAGTTTGGCCTTCAAcaagttgcattcattatgaaatctaagttaGCAAGATACAAAACACAGGGTTTATGAGGGGATACGTTTATCAATAGGCAGACGAGACCTGGGCAATAGTGGATGTACAGAGTTGACGCCCTTAGTCTGCACTTATCTATTTCCACACGTTTCTCCACAGGGGACCACTGGTGGCATGTGGACTTAGACCGACAGTGGGCCATCGACAGGGTGACTGTTGTCAAACCAGTCTCCGTCAACCTTAACCCCTTCTTCATTCACATCGGCGACAACGGGCAGAACGTGTCAGCCAACCCCCAATGCGGACAGTACCACAGCATCGCCGCCAACCAGTCGGAGGTGACCATCTCGTGCGCTGGCATACGGGGTCGGTATGTGGGGATCCGTCTGACCCAGCTGGGAGTGCCGCGGCGGCTGGAGTTCAGCGAACTCGAGGTTTATCCCGTCTCAGACGAAGGTAGCGCAAGTTTTTACCTTTATTCTCGGTATAACCTATACCCATTTCTGAAAACGGGGTGTTTAGGTATATCAAATCGAAggacggtgatttcaaactgcaatatgtTGAA comes from Branchiostoma floridae strain S238N-H82 chromosome 2, Bfl_VNyyK, whole genome shotgun sequence and encodes:
- the LOC118409184 gene encoding C-type lectin domain family 6 member A-like, with product MEFGIPDVHEAYFDLTTGSQDTGQYLKVTWDTWDVRPHCPFGWRAWGDSCYYFGRSDVPYETAVSACHNMAAHVVEINSEAEQEILRVITSAKDGDKYWVGLRYSQSNSWYNWWHQVPLAAQSSWWSDGTNRTAAFGSDTCVIMGRTAGFQWTTQHCGLGARVVCETDGRICGTFFSIIRTVSTDARPWVELISVGGSTWQQ